One region of Candidatus Eisenbacteria bacterium genomic DNA includes:
- a CDS encoding zinc ribbon domain-containing protein, giving the protein MSETVTFYCLRCGHRFPALWAKGDTKERSCPRCQSNSVRRETETAAALRAKES; this is encoded by the coding sequence ATGAGCGAGACGGTGACATTCTACTGCCTCCGTTGCGGCCACCGTTTCCCGGCCCTTTGGGCGAAAGGGGATACGAAGGAACGCTCCTGCCCCCGCTGCCAATCCAACAGCGTCCGGCGGGAGACCGAAACCGCCGCGGCGCTCCGGGCGAAGGAGAGCTAA